A portion of the Fusobacterium perfoetens ATCC 29250 genome contains these proteins:
- a CDS encoding type II toxin-antitoxin system RelB/DinJ family antitoxin: MVQVDLIIKTDEEVKKEFNSICEKLGMDMSVIINLFMKAVIREQRVPFDLALNPNKETIEAIEDVKKGKNLSKTFNNFEEMMEDLDV, translated from the coding sequence ATGGTACAAGTTGATTTAATAATAAAAACTGATGAAGAAGTTAAAAAAGAATTTAATTCTATCTGTGAAAAATTAGGAATGGATATGTCTGTAATAATAAATCTTTTTATGAAAGCTGTAATTAGAGAACAAAGAGTACCTTTTGATTTAGCATTAAATCCTAATAAAGAAACTATAGAGGCTATAGAAGATGTAAAAAAAGGAAAAAATTTAAGTAAAACTTTTAATAATTTTGAAGAAATGATGGAAGATTTAGATGTTTAA
- a CDS encoding sigma-54 interaction domain-containing protein codes for MKKIVVITCDKRAGTFHANHLKFLLENKVEVYSEIVANIENLKVSADLFCITTDALEKLPSFYKDIAKEIPVVILHVTFSKKNLEKLKNIPKKENVLLVNLNKEMAQEAITSLIQLGLNQFNYIPFYPGANLKEIKDKDIKYAITPDEERFVPSGIENIINIGQREVDNGTLVEIALKLKMYNLWESQRWKKHLSSITSNSYNFDELFGRSLQLELGFQNIIDILEIGVLGVNEEGKIFISNKKAEGILKQDLSLKIGEKAEELFPFLPFDEFKNGLKKVDSKLIKIDDNLITISIYPINYNQKNKGFLTILQYFKEEEEKQQKVRNQLLNKGHVAKYTFSDIIGISNKMINIKKMAEKMSKTKSPILITGESGTGKELFAQSIHNSSERKNFPFIALNCGALPENLLESELFGYVDGAFTGAKRGGKMGFFEFAHNGTLFLDEIEGMTPLLQLKLLRVIQEKEFMRLGDTKLISIDVRIIAATNRDLEEMMLRGEFREDLYYRLSTLQINIPPLRERPEDIFPLIEAFSEENKKKLYLSSEVKKALYSYYWRGNIRELRNYIDYFFFLDKKTIEIEDLPSNFFKEKNKILNIEKENFMRIEEEKLNDKEIFVLEKIKEYNEKKIFIGREKIYILAKNSHLNLSFYEIRKILEILNLKKFIEIKRGKIGNTITMEGKNFLNEYLKEK; via the coding sequence ATGAAGAAAATTGTTGTAATAACTTGTGATAAAAGAGCAGGAACTTTTCATGCTAATCATTTAAAATTTTTATTAGAAAATAAGGTAGAAGTTTATTCGGAAATAGTTGCTAATATAGAAAATTTAAAGGTAAGTGCTGACTTATTTTGTATAACTACAGACGCCTTAGAAAAATTACCTTCTTTTTATAAAGATATAGCTAAGGAAATACCTGTTGTAATTTTGCATGTAACCTTTTCTAAGAAAAATCTTGAAAAACTAAAAAATATCCCCAAAAAAGAAAATGTTTTATTAGTAAATTTAAATAAAGAAATGGCACAAGAGGCTATAACTAGTTTAATTCAATTAGGTCTAAACCAATTTAATTATATTCCGTTTTACCCAGGAGCAAATCTTAAAGAGATAAAAGATAAAGATATAAAATATGCAATAACTCCAGATGAAGAGAGGTTTGTTCCTTCAGGAATAGAAAATATAATTAATATAGGACAACGTGAGGTAGATAACGGTACATTAGTTGAAATTGCTTTAAAATTAAAAATGTATAATCTTTGGGAAAGTCAAAGATGGAAAAAACATTTATCTTCCATTACATCAAATAGTTATAATTTTGATGAATTATTTGGAAGAAGTTTACAATTAGAATTAGGTTTTCAAAATATTATTGATATTTTAGAAATTGGGGTTTTAGGTGTTAATGAAGAGGGAAAGATTTTTATTTCGAATAAGAAAGCAGAAGGGATTTTAAAACAAGATTTATCTTTAAAAATAGGAGAGAAAGCAGAAGAACTTTTTCCTTTTTTACCTTTTGATGAATTTAAAAATGGATTAAAAAAAGTAGATTCAAAATTGATTAAAATTGATGATAATTTAATAACTATAAGTATCTATCCTATTAATTATAATCAAAAAAATAAGGGGTTTTTAACTATTTTACAATATTTTAAAGAAGAAGAAGAAAAACAGCAAAAAGTTCGTAATCAATTATTAAATAAAGGGCATGTAGCGAAATATACGTTTTCAGATATCATAGGAATAAGTAATAAAATGATTAATATAAAAAAAATGGCTGAAAAAATGTCTAAAACAAAATCTCCTATTTTAATAACAGGAGAAAGTGGAACAGGAAAAGAGTTATTTGCACAGTCTATACATAATTCTTCTGAAAGAAAAAATTTTCCATTTATTGCTTTAAACTGTGGTGCATTACCTGAAAATTTATTAGAAAGTGAATTATTTGGATATGTCGATGGGGCTTTTACAGGAGCAAAAAGAGGAGGAAAAATGGGATTCTTTGAATTTGCTCATAACGGAACATTATTTTTAGATGAAATAGAGGGAATGACTCCTTTATTACAATTAAAATTATTAAGAGTTATTCAAGAAAAAGAATTTATGAGGTTAGGGGATACTAAATTAATATCAATAGATGTAAGAATAATAGCAGCAACTAACAGGGATTTGGAAGAAATGATGTTAAGAGGAGAGTTTAGGGAAGATTTATATTATAGACTAAGTACTTTACAAATAAATATTCCTCCTTTGCGTGAAAGACCAGAGGATATTTTTCCTTTAATAGAAGCTTTTTCAGAAGAAAATAAGAAAAAACTATATTTAAGTTCAGAAGTAAAAAAAGCATTGTATTCTTATTATTGGAGAGGAAATATTAGGGAATTAAGGAATTATATAGATTATTTTTTCTTTTTGGATAAAAAAACTATAGAAATAGAAGATTTACCATCAAATTTCTTTAAAGAAAAAAATAAAATATTAAATATAGAAAAAGAAAATTTTATGAGAATAGAGGAAGAAAAACTAAATGATAAAGAAATTTTTGTTTTAGAAAAAATAAAAGAATATAATGAGAAAAAAATATTTATTGGTCGAGAAAAAATATATATATTGGCCAAAAATAGCCACTTAAATCTTTCATTTTATGAAATAAGAAAAATTTTAGAAATATTAAATTTAAAAAAATTTATAGAAATAAAAAGAGGAAAGATAGGAAATACAATAACTATGGAAGGGAAAAATTTTTTAAATGAATATTTAAAAGAAAAATAG
- a CDS encoding dicarboxylate/amino acid:cation symporter: MSNTESKKSVWASYKFPILLISSIIIGSIIGIVMGERATVLKPFGEIFLNLMFTAIVPLVFSTIASAIGNMLDMKRLGKILSSLIGVFTITGIIAGVLIIVLVTLFPPAAGVNITLESAASIEKISLSSAIIKALTVNDFSGLLSRQNMLPLILFSILFGFCISVCGGKESPLGKVINNLAEVMMKIVNIIMLYAPIGLGAYFANLVGEFGPNLLGAYGHAMLIYYPACFLYFVIFFPIYAYWSAGKEGVRRMWKYILPPTATSIATQSSVATLPVNLEAAKNIGVPKDIREIVLPLGATMHMDGTVFSTLLKIAFLFGIFGKSFTGVGTFVSAMVIAVMSGVVMSGVPGGGLIGEMLIVSLYGFPAEAFPIIATIGFLVDPPGTCINATGDTIASMMVSKLVEGKDWIHKDLTSKE, from the coding sequence ATGAGTAACACAGAAAGTAAAAAAAGTGTATGGGCAAGTTATAAGTTTCCTATATTATTAATTTCTTCAATTATAATAGGTTCTATAATAGGAATCGTTATGGGAGAAAGAGCAACTGTTTTAAAACCTTTTGGTGAAATATTTTTAAATTTAATGTTTACAGCAATAGTTCCTTTAGTATTTTCAACAATAGCTAGTGCTATAGGAAATATGTTAGATATGAAACGTTTAGGAAAAATTTTATCAAGCTTAATAGGAGTATTTACAATAACAGGAATTATAGCAGGTGTCTTAATAATAGTGTTAGTTACTTTATTTCCACCAGCAGCAGGTGTAAATATTACTTTAGAAAGTGCAGCTTCTATTGAAAAAATAAGTTTATCATCAGCTATTATTAAAGCTTTAACAGTAAATGATTTTTCTGGATTATTATCTCGTCAAAATATGTTACCATTAATATTATTTTCTATATTGTTTGGTTTCTGTATAAGTGTTTGTGGAGGAAAAGAGAGTCCTTTAGGTAAAGTTATAAATAATTTAGCAGAAGTAATGATGAAAATAGTTAATATTATTATGCTATATGCACCAATAGGATTAGGAGCATATTTTGCAAATCTTGTAGGAGAATTTGGACCAAATTTATTAGGAGCATATGGACATGCAATGTTAATATATTACCCAGCATGTTTCTTATACTTTGTTATATTCTTTCCTATATATGCTTACTGGTCTGCAGGAAAAGAAGGAGTTAGAAGAATGTGGAAATATATATTACCTCCAACTGCTACTTCTATAGCAACTCAAAGTTCTGTTGCTACTTTACCTGTAAATTTAGAAGCTGCTAAAAATATAGGAGTACCTAAAGATATTAGAGAAATTGTTTTACCTCTTGGAGCAACAATGCATATGGATGGTACAGTATTTTCAACTTTATTAAAAATAGCATTTTTATTTGGAATATTTGGAAAATCTTTTACAGGAGTAGGAACATTCGTTTCTGCAATGGTTATAGCAGTTATGTCAGGTGTAGTTATGTCAGGAGTTCCTGGTGGTGGATTAATAGGTGAAATGTTAATAGTAAGTCTTTATGGATTCCCTGCAGAAGCGTTTCCAATTATAGCTACAATAGGATTTTTAGTAGACCCACCTGGAACATGTATAAATGCTACTGGAGACACTATTGCTTCTATGATGGTTTCAAAATTAGTAGAAGGAAAAGATTGGATACATAAAGATTTAACTTCAAAAGAGTAA
- a CDS encoding Fic family protein: MTKLERIKNLKNELDNKRPLSQSILKRIKENYIIKNTYNSNAIEGNTLSEIETRVIIETGITVVKKTLREHLEVKNHAEALGYIETLKNEKLSEYDIKSIHSIMLDGIDRMNAGRYRTTDIEIGGATHPVTPHYLVSEQMFELLKWYREDTPTINRIIELTCRFINIHPFIDGNGRTSRLLTNLELLKLGYPPITILAIDRLEYYQILDKSYYLDYSEAYDFFNDHIIKSLEEYLKYTD, translated from the coding sequence ATGACTAAATTAGAAAGAATAAAAAACTTGAAAAATGAATTAGATAATAAAAGACCACTTTCTCAAAGTATATTAAAAAGAATAAAAGAGAATTATATAATAAAAAATACTTATAATTCAAATGCTATTGAAGGAAATACTCTTAGTGAGATAGAAACAAGGGTAATAATAGAAACAGGAATTACTGTTGTTAAAAAAACTTTAAGAGAACATTTGGAAGTAAAAAATCATGCAGAAGCACTTGGTTATATAGAAACTTTAAAAAATGAAAAATTATCAGAATATGATATAAAGTCAATTCATTCTATAATGCTTGATGGAATAGATAGGATGAATGCAGGAAGATATAGAACTACTGATATAGAAATTGGAGGAGCTACACATCCGGTAACACCTCATTATTTAGTGTCAGAACAGATGTTTGAACTTTTAAAATGGTATAGAGAAGATACTCCAACAATAAATAGAATAATAGAATTAACTTGTAGATTTATAAATATACATCCTTTTATTGATGGAAATGGGAGAACTTCTAGGCTTTTAACCAATTTGGAACTTCTAAAATTAGGTTATCCTCCAATAACAATATTAGCTATTGATAGATTAGAATACTATCAAATATTGGATAAAAGTTATTATTTAGACTATAGTGAAGCTTATGATTTTTTTAATGACCATATTATAAAATCTTTAGAAGAGTATCTAAAATACACAGATTAA